The Lysobacter panacisoli genome includes a window with the following:
- a CDS encoding ATP-binding protein, giving the protein MPFASGQSSRFRDRLRAVLGALFLLMAHIATAQTYPAAAQRTLALSPSEEAWRQAHPVLQVGVFAGDHMPLETWHGGQPEGLGVDYLRLLAGRAGLQLEFHPYTDWGAMAFGPEPIPYDLLLAQPISSQRLEHFHLLRPFVSGYPVLVARKGDLQIRSVDDLANARVVLERRFRQGAVEFDRRYPDATLLFADDGRQALEMVARGEADAYIGLIASRTAALLSRRPTADLVMIDMLDSPRIDIAPAVRRDRNELTAILRKAESTISDDEVARLRSRWGAADERPQSARAVAGASAAPRPTLTAKEQAWLATLPVLKIGYEIDRYPYSFADGQGEFDGLAADYVRLLQKRTGLRLQLIPADDWNSLQRMVLAHEVDLIAVGSPNDLDSREMGFSQPYEYFPEVIVARLQGPPIAGPQDLAGKVVAVRDEIGLIARLRALLPKARLHPVGSNEVGLGLVADGNADAYIGTLPAIDALIRNRYAAELRVVGPAGLDVELAMGVRREHDALLPVIDRVFGGLGEGERQAIRARWLTTAYVYGLPWRWVIAGTIVTLLVLGAIGLAYMRLRRASEARAKAELALEAQLGFQQALLETIPYAVFVKDQDGRYLAVNRAYETMFACTRSDLLGRTLIENWHLHCDDLEGLHEEDMALLRSGESARRELVVHPDHAHAETRHTILWLQPFRLEDDSSRLLGTIVDVSDIKNAEARARASEQRLSDITQAMPGTVYQFQVDARGYRRFSYLGGDVMGMLGVSAGELLRDEAVGFARVHPDDQGPLRQTIERAASELKPLPAFDFRVLVGERWRWLRTEGGAPRPLPGGGAEWSGYWVDTTQAHEQAQALSDAKVQAESATAAKSIFLASMSHEIRTPMTGVLGMVELLSHTPLDAEQSGMAIMARDSAKALLQILDDILDYSRIESGRLVIEDAEFDLRELVDSIAGLFAARAREGQLRFYSIQDWRLAGAFRGDATRIRQVVTNLLSNALKFTEHGHVVLHTRLLGETGDEQHVRIEVVDTGIGIAPENLARLFQAFTQAEASTTRRFGGTGLGLSISRRLAEMMGGTLHLESTPQVGTLAAFDIRLPVAGPLRTVTEFEGRSVVVCVHDELRAQEISNGLSSFGFSVMEMEASDLADVAADEADLFVVDVDIDAPCLSLGPCLRVASNADTHPPASAAQARVLRGNPETMRHLLESCRLALGLPAHATASMQPVVARQHARILVAEDHPVNRAVIARQLERLGYAHTLVEHGKAALAELQRAHYDLLITDCHMPVMDGYVLTRRVRETEGNGARLPIIALSASASPEQVHRCREAGMDDFLAKPIQIDALATKLSALLSTSVTESVYVESSRPQAELDRLLAVYGSRDDVKRMLEDLVAISRQELDELDRLLAGNDEVKQRELLHRIEGALTLIVSDAGTDTDDSDPHQRRDAIADKLRRVEAIVSAL; this is encoded by the coding sequence ATGCCGTTTGCGTCAGGCCAGTCGTCCCGGTTCCGCGATCGCCTGCGGGCCGTGCTTGGCGCGCTGTTCCTGCTGATGGCACACATCGCGACCGCGCAGACGTATCCGGCGGCGGCGCAGCGGACCCTCGCGCTCTCACCGTCCGAGGAAGCGTGGCGGCAGGCGCATCCAGTGCTGCAGGTCGGTGTCTTCGCTGGCGACCACATGCCGCTGGAAACCTGGCACGGCGGCCAGCCCGAAGGTCTCGGCGTGGATTACCTGCGACTGCTCGCAGGCCGCGCGGGCCTGCAGCTGGAGTTCCACCCCTACACCGACTGGGGCGCGATGGCGTTCGGTCCCGAGCCCATCCCCTACGACCTCTTGCTCGCGCAACCGATCTCCTCGCAACGGCTGGAGCACTTCCATCTCCTGCGTCCGTTCGTGTCCGGCTATCCGGTGCTGGTCGCGCGCAAGGGCGACCTGCAGATCCGCAGCGTGGATGACCTCGCGAACGCGCGCGTCGTGCTCGAACGGCGCTTCCGGCAAGGTGCGGTGGAGTTCGATCGCCGCTATCCGGATGCGACGCTTCTGTTCGCCGACGACGGGCGACAGGCGCTGGAGATGGTCGCGCGCGGTGAAGCCGACGCGTACATCGGACTCATCGCCTCGCGCACGGCGGCGCTGCTCAGTCGGCGTCCGACGGCGGACCTGGTGATGATCGACATGCTCGACAGCCCGCGCATCGATATCGCCCCGGCCGTACGGCGCGATCGCAACGAACTGACGGCGATCCTGCGCAAGGCCGAGTCGACGATCAGCGACGACGAAGTGGCGCGGCTGCGATCCCGCTGGGGCGCGGCCGACGAGCGTCCGCAGTCCGCTCGCGCAGTGGCCGGCGCGAGCGCCGCTCCCCGCCCGACGCTCACGGCGAAGGAACAGGCGTGGCTGGCGACATTGCCGGTCCTGAAGATCGGTTACGAGATCGACCGTTACCCCTACAGCTTCGCCGACGGCCAGGGCGAATTCGACGGCCTCGCCGCGGATTACGTCCGCCTGCTGCAGAAGCGGACCGGGCTGCGTCTGCAGCTGATACCCGCGGACGACTGGAACAGCCTGCAGCGCATGGTGCTCGCGCACGAGGTCGACCTCATCGCGGTCGGCAGCCCGAACGATCTGGACAGTCGCGAGATGGGCTTCAGCCAGCCCTACGAGTACTTCCCTGAAGTGATCGTCGCGCGCCTGCAGGGTCCACCGATCGCTGGCCCGCAGGATCTGGCGGGCAAGGTCGTGGCAGTGCGCGACGAGATCGGGTTGATCGCGCGACTGCGCGCGCTGCTGCCGAAGGCGAGGCTGCATCCTGTCGGCAGCAACGAGGTCGGCCTCGGCCTGGTCGCGGACGGCAACGCCGACGCCTACATCGGCACGCTGCCCGCCATCGATGCGCTGATCCGCAACCGTTACGCCGCCGAACTGCGTGTGGTCGGCCCGGCGGGACTCGATGTCGAACTGGCGATGGGCGTGCGCCGCGAGCACGACGCCCTGCTGCCGGTGATCGATCGCGTCTTCGGAGGCCTCGGCGAGGGAGAGCGCCAGGCAATCCGCGCGCGCTGGCTGACCACTGCCTACGTGTACGGCCTGCCGTGGCGGTGGGTGATCGCCGGCACCATCGTCACGCTGCTGGTGCTCGGCGCGATCGGCCTGGCCTACATGCGCCTGCGTCGCGCATCCGAAGCGCGGGCCAAGGCGGAACTCGCGCTCGAAGCGCAACTCGGCTTCCAGCAGGCATTGCTGGAAACCATTCCCTATGCGGTCTTCGTCAAGGACCAGGACGGACGATACCTCGCCGTCAATCGCGCGTACGAGACGATGTTCGCCTGCACGCGGTCGGATCTGCTTGGCCGCACGCTGATCGAGAACTGGCACCTGCATTGCGACGACCTCGAAGGCCTCCACGAGGAAGACATGGCGTTGCTGCGCTCGGGTGAGAGCGCGCGTCGCGAGCTGGTTGTCCACCCCGACCACGCGCACGCTGAAACGCGCCATACGATCCTGTGGTTGCAGCCCTTCCGGCTGGAGGACGATTCCTCGCGCCTGCTCGGCACCATCGTCGACGTGAGCGACATCAAGAACGCCGAGGCCCGCGCACGCGCATCGGAGCAGCGCCTGTCGGACATCACCCAGGCGATGCCCGGCACCGTCTACCAGTTTCAGGTCGACGCGCGCGGATACCGACGCTTCAGCTACCTTGGCGGCGACGTCATGGGGATGCTTGGCGTTTCCGCCGGGGAACTGCTCCGCGACGAAGCCGTGGGATTCGCGCGCGTCCATCCGGACGACCAGGGCCCGCTCCGGCAGACAATCGAACGGGCGGCTTCCGAACTGAAGCCCCTTCCAGCGTTCGACTTCCGCGTCCTCGTCGGCGAACGCTGGCGCTGGTTGCGCACCGAGGGCGGCGCGCCTCGCCCGCTACCCGGCGGTGGAGCCGAATGGAGCGGGTACTGGGTCGACACGACGCAGGCCCACGAGCAGGCACAGGCCTTGAGCGACGCCAAGGTGCAGGCCGAATCGGCCACGGCGGCCAAGAGCATCTTCCTCGCTTCGATGAGCCACGAGATCCGCACGCCGATGACGGGCGTGCTCGGAATGGTCGAGCTGCTCTCGCACACGCCGCTGGACGCCGAGCAGTCCGGCATGGCGATCATGGCGCGCGACTCGGCGAAGGCGCTGCTGCAGATCCTCGACGACATCCTCGACTACTCGCGCATCGAATCCGGTCGGCTGGTGATCGAGGACGCCGAGTTCGACCTGCGCGAGCTGGTCGACAGCATCGCGGGGCTGTTCGCTGCGCGCGCACGCGAAGGCCAGCTGCGCTTCTACTCCATCCAGGACTGGCGCCTCGCGGGTGCGTTCCGCGGCGACGCCACCCGCATCCGCCAGGTCGTGACCAACCTGCTGAGCAATGCGCTCAAGTTCACCGAACACGGCCATGTCGTTCTGCACACGCGCCTGCTCGGCGAAACCGGGGACGAACAGCACGTGCGGATCGAAGTGGTCGATACCGGCATCGGCATCGCACCGGAGAACCTCGCGCGCCTGTTCCAGGCCTTCACCCAGGCGGAGGCATCCACAACGCGCCGCTTCGGCGGCACCGGTCTGGGCCTGTCGATCAGCCGTCGCCTCGCGGAGATGATGGGCGGCACGTTGCATCTTGAAAGCACGCCGCAGGTGGGAACACTGGCGGCGTTCGACATCCGCCTGCCGGTGGCGGGCCCACTGCGCACGGTGACGGAGTTCGAAGGCCGCAGCGTGGTGGTGTGCGTGCACGACGAACTGCGCGCACAGGAAATCAGCAATGGTCTGAGTTCGTTCGGCTTCAGCGTGATGGAAATGGAAGCGTCGGACCTGGCCGACGTCGCCGCCGACGAAGCGGACCTGTTCGTGGTCGACGTCGATATCGACGCGCCCTGTCTCTCGCTCGGGCCGTGCCTGCGCGTGGCCTCGAACGCGGACACGCATCCGCCCGCATCCGCCGCCCAGGCCCGCGTGTTGCGCGGCAATCCCGAGACGATGCGCCATCTGCTGGAAAGTTGCCGCCTCGCGCTGGGGCTGCCGGCACACGCGACGGCGTCGATGCAACCGGTCGTGGCGCGGCAGCACGCGCGCATCCTCGTCGCCGAGGACCATCCGGTGAACCGCGCCGTCATCGCACGCCAACTGGAACGGCTCGGCTACGCGCACACCCTGGTCGAACACGGCAAGGCCGCCCTGGCGGAACTGCAGCGCGCCCACTACGACCTGCTCATCACCGACTGCCACATGCCGGTGATGGACGGTTATGTCCTCACGCGGCGCGTACGCGAGACGGAGGGCAACGGCGCCCGCTTGCCGATCATCGCGCTGTCGGCCAGCGCCTCGCCCGAACAGGTCCATCGATGCCGCGAGGCCGGCATGGACGACTTCCTGGCCAAGCCGATCCAGATCGACGCGCTCGCGACAAAGCTCTCCGCACTGCTGAGCACATCGGTCACCGAATCGGTGTATGTCGAATCGAGCCGGCCGCAGGCCGAACTCGACCGCCTCCTCGCCGTATACGGCAGCCGCGACGACGTGAAGCGGATGCTCGAGGACCTCGTCGCCATCAGCCGCCAGGAGCTGGACGAGCTGGATCGCCTGCTGGCGGGCAACGACGAAGTGAAGCAGCGCGAACTGCTGCACCGGATCGAAGGCGCATTGACCCTGATCGTAAGCGACGCCGGCACCGATACGGACGATTCCGATCCGCACCAGCGACGCGACGCGATCGCCGACAAGTTGCGTCGCGTCGAGGCGATCGTGTCCGCGCTCTAG
- a CDS encoding DUF2950 domain-containing protein has translation MTATIRLIVVFLLASSCAMPAMAQQSYATPQAAADALVTALGTTAADPAQLQTVLGSDWTRYVPSGSVERDDVDAFLTRYREKHWFQKTDATHQLLTVGKDAWTMPVPLAKSGSGWAFDLKAGEAEIRARRIGRNERDAVQAALAYHDAQMDYATIDRNGDGVLEYARKFVSTDGQHDGLYWAQDDEESPLGPLFGDDTPTGEWNGYHFRILTAQGPSAVRGAYSYLIGDHMSRGFALVAWPARYGDSGVMTFIVSHDGEVFEKDLGPDSAKLAEAMAAFDPDSSWKDVDTRHIAKASP, from the coding sequence ATGACCGCAACCATCCGCCTGATCGTCGTGTTCCTGCTGGCGTCGTCGTGCGCGATGCCGGCGATGGCGCAGCAGTCCTACGCCACGCCGCAGGCCGCGGCCGATGCGCTGGTGACGGCGCTCGGCACGACCGCCGCCGACCCGGCACAGCTGCAGACCGTGCTCGGCTCCGACTGGACGCGCTACGTCCCCAGTGGCAGCGTCGAACGCGACGACGTCGATGCCTTCCTCACGCGCTATCGCGAGAAGCACTGGTTCCAGAAGACCGATGCCACGCACCAGCTGCTCACCGTCGGCAAGGATGCGTGGACCATGCCGGTACCGCTGGCGAAGAGCGGCAGCGGCTGGGCGTTCGATCTGAAGGCCGGCGAAGCGGAGATCCGCGCGCGCCGCATCGGACGGAACGAACGCGACGCGGTGCAGGCCGCACTCGCGTATCACGACGCGCAGATGGATTACGCGACGATCGACCGAAACGGCGATGGCGTGCTCGAGTACGCACGCAAGTTCGTCAGTACCGACGGCCAGCACGATGGGCTGTACTGGGCGCAGGACGACGAGGAAAGCCCGCTCGGTCCGCTGTTCGGCGACGACACCCCGACGGGCGAATGGAACGGCTACCACTTCCGCATCCTCACCGCGCAGGGCCCGTCCGCCGTGCGTGGCGCATACAGCTACCTCATCGGCGACCACATGAGTCGCGGCTTCGCCCTCGTCGCATGGCCGGCGCGCTACGGCGACAGCGGCGTGATGACGTTCATCGTCAGCCACGACGGCGAAGTGTTCGAGAAGGACCTCGGGCCCGACAGCGCGAAGCTCGCCGAAGCGATGGCCGCGTTCGATCCGGACAGCAGCTGGAAGGACGTGGACACGCGGCATATCGCGAAGGCTTCGCCCTGA
- a CDS encoding DUF3300 domain-containing protein, with protein sequence MRTRVPNLLAAALLLTFVDVPFDADVRAQASKPAATPAAASTASSQTFSREQLDQMMAPVALYPDTLLAQVLMASTYPGDVADAVEWSKAHKDAKGEEAVKQVANQPWDPSVQSLVAFPQLLAVLGQDPSWVQRMGDAFLAQPEAVMESVQRLRRQADAAGNLKSNEQQKVTKQSAPPPGTTATTTTVPAGTQTIVIEPADPQVVYVPSYPSSVYGSWAYPSYPPYYYPPPAYYYPGAALFSFGIGVAVGGALWGNCNWWGGDVDIDVNRYNNINSNRQINRNDNTWRHNAANRDGVPYRDNASREKFGRQLDGAGQRDAFRGREGTRDGARTADRDRARQTMEQRGFQTPATSNREARDRAGQASREISQQPRSRQAGAGQNRGDMQRPTQANNMQARQGARDNAGMQARQHDNAFSGARNPSQTRMDSGRGHNSFSASQRPQSSRGGGRQMSRPARAPSRGGGGRRR encoded by the coding sequence ATGCGCACACGGGTGCCCAATCTACTGGCGGCCGCGCTGCTGCTGACGTTCGTCGACGTACCGTTCGACGCGGACGTACGCGCACAGGCATCGAAGCCCGCCGCCACGCCTGCCGCGGCGTCCACCGCCTCGTCGCAGACGTTCAGTCGCGAGCAGCTCGACCAGATGATGGCGCCGGTCGCGCTGTATCCGGACACGCTGCTGGCGCAGGTGCTGATGGCCTCGACCTATCCCGGCGACGTCGCCGATGCGGTCGAGTGGTCGAAGGCGCACAAGGACGCCAAGGGCGAGGAGGCGGTGAAGCAGGTCGCCAACCAGCCGTGGGATCCCAGCGTGCAGTCGCTGGTGGCGTTCCCGCAGCTGCTTGCGGTGCTCGGACAGGATCCGTCGTGGGTGCAGCGCATGGGCGATGCGTTCCTCGCGCAGCCCGAAGCGGTGATGGAATCGGTGCAGCGGCTGCGCCGCCAGGCCGATGCGGCCGGCAACCTCAAGTCGAACGAACAGCAGAAGGTCACCAAGCAGTCCGCGCCTCCACCGGGCACGACCGCAACCACGACCACCGTTCCGGCCGGCACGCAGACCATCGTGATCGAACCCGCCGATCCGCAGGTCGTGTACGTGCCGAGCTACCCCAGTTCGGTCTACGGCAGCTGGGCGTATCCGTCGTATCCGCCGTACTACTATCCGCCGCCGGCGTACTACTACCCGGGCGCGGCGCTCTTCAGTTTCGGCATCGGCGTCGCGGTCGGCGGTGCGCTGTGGGGCAACTGCAACTGGTGGGGCGGCGACGTCGACATCGACGTCAATCGCTACAACAACATCAACTCGAACCGGCAGATCAACCGCAACGACAACACGTGGCGCCACAACGCGGCCAATCGCGACGGCGTGCCGTACCGCGATAACGCCAGCCGCGAGAAGTTCGGGCGCCAGCTCGACGGCGCCGGCCAGCGCGATGCGTTCCGCGGTCGCGAGGGCACGCGCGATGGCGCGCGCACCGCCGATCGCGACCGCGCGCGACAGACGATGGAGCAGCGCGGCTTCCAGACGCCCGCGACCAGCAATCGCGAAGCGCGCGACCGGGCCGGACAGGCCTCGCGCGAGATCAGCCAGCAGCCGCGTTCGCGCCAGGCCGGCGCGGGCCAGAACCGCGGCGACATGCAGCGTCCGACGCAGGCCAACAACATGCAGGCGCGACAGGGTGCGCGCGACAACGCGGGCATGCAGGCGAGGCAGCACGACAACGCCTTCTCCGGTGCGCGCAATCCGTCGCAGACGCGCATGGACTCCGGTCGCGGCCACAACAGTTTCTCCGCATCGCAGCGCCCGCAGAGTTCGCGCGGCGGCGGGCGGCAGATGAGCCGTCCGGCCCGCGCGCCGTCGCGCGGCGGCGGCGGACGCCGTCGCTGA
- a CDS encoding OmpA family protein — protein MSIQKLRSPLILTVALASALAAVSAFAADGDKSKIKGLITSVQGDTIVVKDANNVEQTITLSPSTTYKKTKGLTGVVHEKVEQGALIPGLPVTVDAVAAGSGFSASEVSFKSEDFKTAQQVQAGLAPTTARMNEFGKYEALATAEVLFDSGSTKLSGTAQSDLMAFAAKAKETQDYQVVMQGFTDSTGNAEANQRLSIRRANAVANFLQQKAGLMPGRVRAGDGMGIAPDAGSGSNANARKVVVKLIVDKGVQAGK, from the coding sequence ATGAGTATCCAGAAGTTGCGGTCGCCGCTGATCCTGACCGTTGCGCTCGCGAGCGCGCTGGCCGCCGTTTCCGCCTTCGCCGCGGACGGCGACAAGAGCAAGATCAAGGGCCTGATCACCTCGGTCCAGGGCGACACGATCGTCGTGAAGGACGCGAACAACGTCGAGCAGACCATCACGTTGTCGCCGTCCACGACCTACAAGAAGACCAAGGGCCTGACCGGCGTGGTGCACGAGAAGGTCGAGCAGGGCGCGCTGATCCCCGGCCTGCCGGTGACCGTCGACGCCGTCGCCGCGGGCAGTGGCTTCAGCGCGAGCGAAGTCTCCTTCAAGTCGGAGGACTTCAAGACCGCGCAGCAGGTGCAGGCCGGACTGGCGCCGACCACGGCGCGCATGAACGAGTTCGGCAAGTACGAAGCGCTCGCAACGGCCGAGGTGCTGTTCGATTCGGGCAGCACGAAGCTGTCCGGGACCGCGCAGTCCGACCTGATGGCGTTCGCCGCCAAGGCGAAGGAAACCCAGGACTACCAGGTCGTGATGCAGGGCTTCACCGATTCGACCGGCAATGCCGAGGCGAACCAGCGCCTGAGCATCCGCCGCGCCAATGCCGTCGCCAATTTCCTGCAGCAGAAGGCCGGCCTCATGCCGGGTCGCGTGCGTGCGGGCGACGGAATGGGCATCGCGCCCGACGCAGGCAGCGGCAGCAACGCCAACGCACGCAAGGTCGTGGTGAAGCTGATCGTCGACAAGGGCGTACAGGCCGGCAAGTAG